Proteins encoded together in one Schistocerca americana isolate TAMUIC-IGC-003095 chromosome 8, iqSchAmer2.1, whole genome shotgun sequence window:
- the LOC124545538 gene encoding uncharacterized protein LOC124545538 encodes MAAYRGCERHIAFLERAQGQQLRGGKTARNGKTAFRDSQNWPATGRPQRRRRRRTRGGRRAGYNPAPPGASTSRPSTQRQPPTVGKAARDATGSAVPATSLTRESQNSPREGSTSRTQPGKPAAEYSSTPPEGSSMQTLQPAAGKAAATATYNTIPEAATTTESRNPPRGGSTSRTQLAASDAQRGAPLTGGSTARPQPAPRANAWARQRSADLTAATAATGRAQRARTNNEDAAPGRRPPRIDSPVDFPEMRQRGSRYQQRHIDAPHPPKQPQEEDKATQMLQLLAGLIDRVLHVIEDLPNKYAASVEQITQTITLAISTKHHG; translated from the coding sequence ATGGCCGCGTATAGAGGCTGTGAACGGCACATAGCCTTCCTCGAGCGCGCCCAAGGCCAGCAGCTGCGCGGAGGGAAGACGGCCAGAAACGGGAAAACCGCATTCCGCGACTCGCAGAACTGGCCAGCAACCGGTCGGCCACAAAGACGACGACGCCGCCGGACACGTGGAGGTCGACGCGCCGGATACAACCCAGCGCCGCCAGGGGCCAGCACCTCCCGGCCGAGTACGCAGAGGCAGCCGCCAACAGTCGGTAAggcagctcgcgacgcgaccggcagtgcagtcccagccacctcccttacgcgcgagtctcaaaactcgccgcgagagggcagcacctcccggacgcaaccgggaaagccagccgccgagtacagctcgacgccaccagagggcagcagcatgcagacgttgcagccagcagccggtaaggcagccgccacggctACCTACAACACAATCCCGGAGGCCGCTACCACGACGGAGTCCCGCAACCCGCCGCGTGGTGGCAGCACCTCACGGACACAGCTAGCGGCAAGTGACGCCCAGAGAGGCGCGCcgctcacaggtggcagcaccgcACGGCCGCAGCCGGCACCCCGTGCTAACGCATGGGCCCGGCAGCGATCAGCTGATCTGACGGCAGCCACTGCTGCTACCGGGCGCGCGCAACGAGCGCGCACAAATAACGAAGACGCAGCCCCCGGGCGGCGCCCTCCGAGAATAGACAGCCCCGTTGACTTCCCGGAAATGCGCCAGCGCGGAAGCCGCTACCAACAGCGGCACATCGACGCGCCCCATCCTCCAAAACAACCACAGGAGGAAGACAAGGCCACCCaaatgctgcagctgttggcaggcCTCATAGACAGGGTCCTCCATGTGATCGAGGACCTTCCAAACAAATACGCGGCGTCTGTGGAGCAGATCACACAGACGATCACCTTGGCCATCTCCACAAAACATCATGGATAG